From Draconibacterium halophilum, one genomic window encodes:
- a CDS encoding MazG nucleotide pyrophosphohydrolase domain-containing protein: MPKLKDQPQLADFQRYVLALEEERGFAEQTVIDKCLLLGEEVGELFKAVRKTEGLLVDSNSRFNEIGDELTDIFIYICAIANRKGIDLEKAFRAKEEKNKQRTWETI; the protein is encoded by the coding sequence ATGCCAAAATTAAAAGATCAACCGCAACTTGCCGATTTCCAACGTTATGTTTTGGCATTGGAAGAAGAACGGGGTTTTGCGGAACAAACTGTTATTGACAAATGTCTGTTGCTTGGCGAGGAAGTAGGCGAATTATTTAAAGCCGTTCGGAAGACAGAGGGATTGCTCGTAGATTCGAATTCCAGATTCAATGAAATTGGTGATGAATTGACTGATATTTTTATCTATATCTGTGCCATTGCTAACCGAAAAGGAATTGATCTGGAAAAGGCTTTCCGAGCGAAGGAAGAAAAGAACAAACAACGAACCTGGGAAACTATTTAA
- a CDS encoding efflux RND transporter permease subunit, whose amino-acid sequence MKKIVELFVKFPFYANLILLFLIVVGSISFLSMKKSFFPERESHMITVRVVYPGASPVEMEEGVTSRIEEAVRAIPGIYEINSVSAENSASVRIEIQPGYDIDEALIEVKNAVDGISALPTAAERPIVAKTRTTSPAARLLVTGDVDLMTLKSYAQQIEEDFLGSGIMSQVTISGFPSLEISVEADEQDLLRYGLTFNDLQSAITNNNRDVSGGQIRSKDEELLIRLRSRSADPNKIGNIILRANPDGSVLRINDIASVKMKFSDVPNKALEKGNPLISITIMKLITEDLDEIDEYVKEYVAEFNAQTHGVKLIYSRSFLDLLKSRLDLLYTNGGMGLILVVLILGIMLSTRLSLWVAWGIPASFLGMFIVANIMGVTINMMSLFGMILVIGILVDDGIVIGENIFQHFERGKSPMRAAVDGTVEVIPAVTSSVLTTVAAFSPLIFITGRMEMMYEMAVIVIASLLISLIEAFLVLPAHLGNEKVLNRKTLTRKAKGLRKYTERFFNWLRDYAYDRVIKLVLEWRYIVLGIPVAMIVITMGLIGGQLIKTTFFPRMEFDSFNINIAFTPGSGERQTMEYLERFDSIVWVVNEQLMDEYNETLPVIENSIINLGSAFNREESGAHSGNIDVSPRNSEETGISSFEIIRLLNQKIGNVPEAEKFTIGASNRFGNPVSIGLMSRNTEELEAARDFIMDRLLRYPQLKDVVNTNALGKQEILLELKPKAYMLGLNETYIAGQVRQAFYGGQAQRLQVGRDELRIWVRYPAEGRERIGQLEKMKVKTPQGEYPLMELVDYDMKRGPVNINRFNGKREIRVNADMVDPDASVTETLDLIKTEVIPELEVLYPGVSVIFQGQQRESERNMGDLAFLFPMAFLAIIFILMISFRSFEQPMIILIMIPISILGAVWGHGIHGKPLSILSLWGIVALTGVIVNDAVVFLAKYNLLIEQGLKVKDAIVEAGKSRLRPIILTTLTTGFGLYPLILETSFQAQFLIPMAISLVYGVAFGTMFILLFFPALILVLNDLRKFVREQWYGREFEREHVEIAWQNAQRKIDNSIYHEEEETNE is encoded by the coding sequence ATGAAAAAGATAGTTGAACTTTTTGTAAAATTTCCCTTTTACGCGAATCTGATCCTGCTTTTCCTGATTGTTGTGGGTAGCATAAGTTTTCTTTCCATGAAGAAATCTTTCTTTCCCGAGCGCGAATCGCATATGATCACTGTTCGTGTGGTCTATCCCGGTGCATCGCCGGTTGAGATGGAAGAAGGGGTTACCTCCAGGATAGAGGAAGCGGTAAGAGCCATTCCCGGCATTTACGAGATCAATTCGGTATCGGCAGAAAACAGTGCCAGTGTGCGTATTGAAATTCAACCCGGATACGATATTGATGAAGCACTTATAGAAGTAAAAAATGCGGTTGACGGAATTTCGGCATTACCAACAGCTGCTGAACGGCCCATTGTGGCAAAAACACGAACCACATCGCCGGCGGCCCGTTTACTGGTTACCGGCGACGTTGATTTGATGACGCTGAAATCCTACGCCCAGCAGATTGAAGAAGATTTTCTGGGCTCCGGAATCATGAGTCAGGTTACCATTTCAGGTTTCCCGAGTCTTGAGATTTCGGTTGAAGCGGATGAACAAGACTTGCTGCGTTATGGATTAACATTCAACGATCTGCAAAGTGCAATTACCAATAATAACCGCGATGTTTCGGGCGGACAGATCCGTTCGAAAGATGAAGAGCTTTTAATTCGTTTACGCTCAAGAAGTGCAGACCCGAACAAGATTGGCAACATTATTTTACGGGCAAATCCCGATGGCAGCGTACTGCGAATTAATGATATTGCTAGCGTAAAAATGAAATTCTCTGATGTGCCCAACAAAGCATTGGAAAAAGGAAATCCACTGATCAGCATCACCATAATGAAGCTGATTACGGAAGACCTTGATGAGATTGATGAATACGTTAAAGAATATGTAGCAGAATTTAATGCCCAAACTCATGGGGTTAAATTAATTTATTCTCGCTCGTTTCTCGACCTGTTAAAATCGCGTCTTGATTTGCTTTACACCAACGGCGGAATGGGACTGATTCTTGTTGTTTTAATACTTGGAATCATGCTCAGTACCCGTTTATCGTTATGGGTAGCGTGGGGAATCCCGGCTTCATTTCTGGGTATGTTTATCGTCGCCAATATTATGGGAGTCACCATTAATATGATGTCGCTTTTTGGAATGATACTGGTAATTGGTATTCTGGTTGATGATGGTATTGTGATCGGGGAAAATATCTTCCAGCATTTTGAACGGGGGAAAAGCCCCATGCGTGCCGCAGTTGATGGAACAGTTGAAGTAATTCCTGCTGTAACCTCATCAGTTTTAACAACAGTTGCAGCATTTTCGCCACTGATATTTATTACCGGACGCATGGAAATGATGTATGAAATGGCAGTGATTGTAATTGCCAGTTTGCTCATTTCATTGATTGAAGCTTTTCTGGTCCTTCCGGCTCACCTCGGAAACGAAAAGGTATTAAACCGAAAAACCCTTACCCGCAAAGCAAAAGGATTACGAAAATACACCGAACGCTTTTTTAACTGGTTGCGCGATTATGCTTACGACAGGGTAATTAAACTGGTTTTGGAGTGGCGCTACATTGTGCTGGGAATTCCGGTGGCAATGATTGTTATTACAATGGGACTAATTGGTGGACAGCTAATTAAAACAACGTTCTTCCCTCGAATGGAGTTCGATTCGTTTAATATAAATATTGCATTCACACCCGGTTCAGGAGAACGTCAAACCATGGAATATCTGGAGCGTTTCGATAGTATTGTATGGGTAGTAAACGAGCAGTTGATGGATGAATACAACGAAACGCTGCCTGTTATCGAAAACAGTATTATAAATCTTGGTTCAGCATTTAACCGCGAAGAAAGTGGTGCACACTCTGGAAACATTGATGTGTCACCACGAAACTCCGAAGAAACAGGAATTAGTTCCTTTGAAATTATACGATTGTTAAACCAGAAAATAGGAAACGTACCCGAGGCAGAAAAATTTACCATTGGCGCCAGCAACCGATTTGGCAATCCGGTTTCTATTGGATTAATGTCGAGAAATACAGAAGAGTTGGAAGCCGCGCGCGATTTTATTATGGACAGACTTCTCCGATATCCTCAATTAAAAGACGTGGTAAACACCAATGCTCTGGGGAAACAGGAAATTCTGCTCGAATTAAAACCAAAAGCTTACATGCTTGGCTTAAACGAAACATACATTGCCGGACAGGTACGTCAGGCATTTTACGGGGGACAGGCACAACGATTGCAGGTTGGCCGCGATGAACTTCGTATTTGGGTGAGATACCCGGCCGAAGGGCGCGAACGCATCGGACAACTGGAGAAAATGAAAGTAAAAACTCCACAGGGCGAATACCCGTTAATGGAGCTGGTGGATTACGATATGAAGCGTGGTCCGGTAAATATTAACCGTTTTAATGGTAAACGCGAAATTCGCGTAAATGCCGATATGGTTGACCCGGATGCGTCTGTTACCGAAACACTGGACCTCATTAAAACAGAAGTAATACCCGAACTTGAAGTATTATACCCCGGAGTTTCAGTAATCTTTCAAGGCCAGCAACGCGAGAGTGAGAGAAACATGGGCGACTTAGCCTTCCTTTTCCCAATGGCTTTCCTGGCTATTATTTTTATTCTAATGATTAGTTTCCGATCGTTTGAACAACCAATGATCATTCTTATCATGATTCCAATCTCCATTTTGGGAGCAGTTTGGGGACATGGCATACACGGCAAACCTCTCTCAATACTAAGTTTGTGGGGTATTGTTGCACTTACCGGTGTAATTGTTAACGATGCCGTGGTATTTCTTGCCAAGTACAACCTACTTATTGAGCAAGGACTGAAAGTTAAAGACGCCATTGTTGAAGCCGGAAAATCAAGGCTACGCCCAATTATTTTAACAACGCTTACTACTGGTTTTGGCCTTTATCCGCTTATTTTAGAAACTAGTTTCCAGGCACAATTCCTAATTCCAATGGCTATTTCGCTGGTTTACGGCGTTGCTTTCGGAACCATGTTTATTCTGTTATTCTTCCCTGCACTTATTTTAGTGCTGAATGATCTCAGAAAATTTGTTCGCGAACAATGGTACGGTAGAGAATTTGAACGTGAACACGTGGAAATTGCATGGCAAAATGCACAACGAAAAATCGACAACAGCATTTATCACGAAGAGGAGGAAACAAATGAATAA
- a CDS encoding response regulator transcription factor, translating into MTVKQHIFLVEDDLSFGAVLKSYLELNDFEVTWVDDGKYAVDKFKTGSFQICILDVMLPNVDGFTIGTGIRELDATIPMVFLTAKTLKEDILKGYNVGADDYITKPFDTEVLLCKIQAIIKRQSVQPISDAFLFTLGSYEFDSKLRVIVRDGEKQKLSPKEADLLKLLCQNKNELLSRETALRKIWGEDGYFTARSMDVFITKLRKFLKDDPNIEIKNIHGSGFLLEVNS; encoded by the coding sequence ATGACAGTTAAACAGCACATATTTTTGGTGGAAGACGACCTGAGTTTTGGGGCAGTTTTAAAATCGTATCTCGAGTTGAACGACTTTGAAGTTACCTGGGTTGACGACGGAAAATATGCCGTGGATAAATTCAAAACCGGATCTTTTCAAATCTGCATTCTGGATGTGATGCTGCCCAATGTCGACGGGTTTACAATCGGTACCGGAATACGTGAACTTGATGCAACTATTCCAATGGTTTTTCTCACCGCCAAAACCTTAAAAGAAGACATTCTGAAAGGCTATAATGTTGGTGCCGACGATTATATTACCAAACCTTTTGATACGGAAGTTTTGCTTTGTAAAATTCAGGCGATTATCAAACGGCAGTCGGTGCAACCGATAAGTGATGCATTTCTTTTTACACTCGGATCGTACGAATTTGACTCGAAGTTGCGTGTTATTGTTCGTGATGGAGAAAAACAAAAGCTGTCGCCAAAAGAAGCCGACTTGCTAAAACTGCTTTGCCAAAATAAAAATGAATTGCTTTCGCGCGAAACAGCACTGCGCAAAATTTGGGGCGAAGACGGTTATTTTACCGCCCGCAGCATGGACGTGTTTATTACCAAACTTCGTAAATTTCTGAAAGACGATCCGAATATCGAGATTAAGAATATTCATGGCAGCGGATTCCTTTTGGAAGTTAATTCTTGA
- a CDS encoding efflux RND transporter periplasmic adaptor subunit yields the protein MSWRKITFIVVALIVLLGGAAILSKLFISMKPEQTERPNVEMKRSVKVETVNYDEVTSPLWVQGRAVSGSEVLLVAEASGKIEPGAVVLRKGTSFKKGQVLAEIYKDEVELALKARKAQFLTTMTSLLPDIKVDFPDQLNAYETFFRAIDLDKDLPEMPDVKDDKLKVFLASRGVLSEYYGIKQEEKKLKRHTLHAPFNGTFTQVNYEVGAYVNTGGQIAQMIRTDHVEIEIPVPNEDSEWIRINDKVMIQSNQNQAKIAGKVVRKSDFIENETQSRSIFVMVNQAHADQVLPGEYFEVQFPGQKIPDAMEIPRGAIFNSNTVYIVVDGELKKREINVIKRNETTLVFNGLPEGSKVVAEPLINVKENTPVNIMGEENNKPNSGNQAKPQ from the coding sequence ATGAGTTGGAGAAAAATTACATTTATAGTTGTTGCCCTGATTGTTCTGCTAGGAGGAGCGGCAATACTATCAAAACTTTTTATTTCAATGAAACCGGAACAAACCGAAAGGCCCAATGTTGAAATGAAACGATCGGTAAAAGTGGAAACCGTTAATTATGATGAAGTTACCTCTCCTCTTTGGGTTCAGGGGAGAGCCGTATCGGGCAGCGAAGTTTTGCTTGTTGCTGAAGCATCGGGAAAAATTGAGCCCGGAGCAGTTGTATTACGAAAAGGAACATCATTTAAAAAAGGCCAGGTGTTGGCCGAAATATACAAGGATGAAGTAGAACTAGCATTAAAAGCACGAAAGGCTCAGTTTCTGACTACGATGACATCTTTATTACCTGATATAAAAGTTGATTTCCCGGACCAGCTTAACGCTTATGAAACTTTTTTTAGGGCAATAGATCTTGATAAGGACTTGCCTGAAATGCCCGATGTTAAAGATGATAAACTAAAAGTATTCTTGGCCAGCCGGGGCGTTTTAAGCGAATACTACGGCATTAAACAAGAAGAAAAAAAATTGAAACGTCATACCCTTCATGCTCCTTTCAACGGAACGTTTACGCAGGTGAATTACGAAGTCGGTGCTTATGTCAATACCGGCGGACAAATTGCCCAAATGATCCGCACCGATCATGTGGAGATTGAAATACCGGTACCAAACGAAGACAGCGAGTGGATAAGAATTAACGACAAGGTGATGATCCAATCTAACCAAAACCAAGCTAAAATTGCAGGGAAAGTGGTTCGTAAATCAGATTTTATTGAGAACGAAACACAATCTCGCAGTATTTTTGTAATGGTTAATCAAGCTCATGCCGACCAGGTACTTCCCGGCGAATATTTCGAAGTTCAGTTTCCGGGACAAAAAATACCGGATGCCATGGAAATTCCACGTGGAGCTATTTTTAACTCAAATACGGTTTATATTGTTGTAGACGGAGAGCTAAAAAAACGCGAAATAAACGTTATAAAACGCAATGAGACCACACTTGTTTTTAATGGTTTGCCCGAAGGGTCAAAAGTGGTTGCCGAACCATTAATTAATGTAAAAGAAAATACTCCGGTAAATATTATGGGCGAAGAAAACAACAAGCCCAATTCCGGAAATCAAGCTAAACCACAATAG
- the yiaK gene encoding 3-dehydro-L-gulonate 2-dehydrogenase — protein sequence MNTIRVSYSEMKSVFKRILIQNNFTEKKAERCAEIFTTSSVEGIYSHGIYRFPRFIDYIKKGLVIPDAEPEKKHSAGALEQWEGNLGPGPVNAEICTNRAMEIASVNGLGCVAIANTNHWMRGGTYGWQAARKGYVFIGWTNTEKNMPAWGAKESKLGNNPLVFAVPFGDEAIVLDMAMTQFSYGKIETFKVEGKDLPFAGGFNKINELTNHPKEILETMRGLPIGYWKGAGLSLLLDILATILSAGLSTGELSKRGKEYGVSQVFVAIDIQQLKNFPSIEKTISSIIEDFKSAALIDPKEPVKYPGERVVNVRKENLRIGIPVNEKVWEEILNL from the coding sequence ATGAATACAATAAGAGTTTCATATTCTGAAATGAAGTCAGTCTTTAAACGGATTCTAATTCAGAATAATTTTACAGAAAAAAAGGCTGAAAGGTGCGCTGAAATATTCACCACGAGTAGTGTTGAAGGAATTTATTCGCATGGTATTTACCGTTTTCCCCGATTTATTGATTACATAAAAAAGGGGCTTGTAATACCCGATGCTGAACCCGAAAAAAAGCATTCGGCCGGAGCATTGGAGCAATGGGAGGGAAATCTTGGACCGGGACCCGTTAATGCCGAAATTTGCACCAACAGAGCTATGGAAATTGCTTCAGTTAATGGTTTGGGATGTGTAGCTATTGCAAATACCAACCACTGGATGCGCGGCGGAACCTACGGGTGGCAGGCTGCCCGAAAAGGGTATGTTTTTATTGGCTGGACCAATACGGAGAAAAATATGCCGGCATGGGGAGCAAAAGAAAGCAAACTGGGGAATAATCCCCTCGTTTTTGCTGTTCCTTTTGGAGATGAAGCCATTGTTCTGGACATGGCGATGACACAGTTTTCGTACGGAAAAATAGAGACATTTAAAGTAGAAGGGAAAGACCTTCCGTTTGCAGGAGGTTTTAACAAAATTAATGAACTAACAAATCATCCTAAGGAAATTTTGGAAACGATGCGAGGCCTGCCAATTGGTTATTGGAAAGGAGCAGGTTTGTCGTTGTTGCTCGATATATTGGCAACTATTTTGTCAGCCGGATTATCGACGGGGGAACTAAGTAAGCGCGGAAAGGAATATGGCGTTTCGCAGGTGTTTGTAGCTATCGACATTCAGCAACTTAAGAACTTCCCGTCTATTGAAAAAACGATTTCGTCGATAATTGAAGACTTTAAAAGCGCAGCGTTAATTGATCCGAAAGAACCGGTAAAATATCCGGGCGAAAGGGTGGTAAATGTACGAAAGGAAAATCTTCGGATTGGAATTCCTGTCAACGAAAAAGTGTGGGAGGAAATTTTAAACCTGTAA
- a CDS encoding TolC family protein — MNKILTLILIMATGLFAQAQQPLSLTNAIIKALENNYDIVIAKQNQTIAEIENNWGTAGRYPYINLSLGDNNSYRAVDGDNLTSINLSGGASVNWTIFDGYSVNITKTRLEELENLSKNNTAVMVEGTIQSVILAYYDVLLQKEILATYNEVMALSQDRFQKTEQQKEYGSAVTYDVLQAQNAYLADRSNYLLQEVSYKNSKRNLAYLMAEKEAVDYEYTDNFEAITEDYAIADLRAQMIENNKSLQNQYINQRLLENAIASAKSAFSPSLDFSGGITGMRAGSKIGDTDMDWNNSANFYGNFTLSWNLFSGGNRKRALQIAEIDSDIAEIQLTDMQHDLDNSLANLFEFYQVRKELLMVADENLQAARLNLQISREKFEAGAINSFNFRDVQEIYLRAAQGKLEAIYNFINAQTSLLRLTGVIVQEYE; from the coding sequence ATGAATAAAATACTAACACTGATCTTAATAATGGCTACGGGGTTGTTTGCACAGGCCCAGCAGCCACTTTCGCTTACCAATGCCATTATAAAGGCCCTGGAAAATAACTACGACATTGTTATTGCTAAACAAAACCAAACGATTGCTGAAATTGAAAACAACTGGGGAACCGCTGGTAGATACCCATACATCAATCTCTCGTTGGGCGATAATAACTCGTACCGTGCCGTTGATGGCGACAATCTAACTTCAATAAATTTGTCGGGTGGGGCATCAGTAAATTGGACTATTTTTGATGGTTACTCGGTAAACATCACCAAAACCCGCCTCGAGGAGTTGGAGAACCTATCGAAAAACAATACGGCAGTAATGGTTGAAGGCACCATTCAATCGGTGATTCTTGCCTACTACGATGTTTTGCTGCAAAAAGAAATCCTGGCAACATACAACGAAGTAATGGCATTGTCGCAAGATCGTTTTCAGAAAACCGAGCAGCAAAAAGAATACGGATCGGCTGTTACTTACGATGTATTGCAGGCACAAAATGCTTACCTGGCCGACAGATCAAACTATCTTTTACAGGAAGTTTCGTATAAAAACTCAAAAAGAAACCTGGCTTATTTAATGGCCGAGAAAGAAGCCGTAGACTACGAGTACACGGATAATTTCGAGGCCATTACTGAGGATTATGCAATAGCCGACCTGAGGGCACAAATGATTGAAAACAACAAAAGTTTGCAGAACCAGTATATTAATCAGCGTCTGTTGGAAAATGCCATTGCTTCGGCAAAAAGTGCTTTCTCGCCGTCGTTGGATTTTTCGGGAGGAATAACAGGAATGCGTGCCGGAAGCAAAATTGGCGACACGGATATGGATTGGAACAACTCGGCCAACTTTTATGGTAATTTTACTTTAAGCTGGAATTTATTTAGCGGTGGAAACAGAAAACGCGCACTGCAAATTGCTGAAATTGACAGCGACATTGCTGAAATTCAATTGACAGATATGCAGCATGATCTGGATAACAGCCTGGCCAACCTGTTTGAGTTTTACCAGGTTCGCAAAGAATTACTTATGGTTGCTGACGAGAACCTACAGGCAGCCCGGCTGAATCTGCAAATTTCGCGCGAGAAGTTTGAAGCCGGAGCCATTAACTCGTTCAACTTCCGCGATGTACAGGAGATTTATCTACGTGCTGCACAAGGAAAATTGGAAGCGATCTATAATTTTATTAATGCTCAAACATCCTTATTGCGCTTAACCGGCGTAATTGTTCAGGAATACGAATAA
- a CDS encoding sensor histidine kinase: MNKMLFTGLIVLMGISILGIITVQLVWMNNAVRVKNEMFERGVNQAMQQTVSRLEDLHNLGVVNEMVFAGDSADLLHDFDMDVEFETDSDKELTWNVSPSQARVFRKYNDSTRRPVKVIREFAPGNQEARIEIRIDNDSDSRKVQRYTYNLSSSGTGSNHVVIAGDDVDAGNVVFVKSDTIIRSADSLYTISTVRIDSLLTDLDTFEILAPNISKRVKLKATNLKRMANKVVTEVATWDVRQLDENLIYDVLKKELDENNIPLDFEYGIFRGDELSFPKPVSDSAGVANTAFQAQLYPNDIFQKDIKLAVVFPDRDSFIYRSLNWLLMASFLFSLIILMTFALSIFYIIRQKKISDMKSDFINNMTHEFKTPIATISVATDSITNPKVVGDEERIKYFAGMIKKENTRMNRQVEDILTIARLDRKDFEFHWETIDVHDLISDAVQGIKLQVEKRGGKIKLDFKAINSMVTTDRIHCTNVVYNLIDNANKYSGDTPEITVTTVNQQKGVVVSVADKGTGMTKAVQAKIFERFYRQTSGNIHNVKGFGLGLSYVKAVLEANHGTISVSSEPDKGSKFDVFLPFVRE, from the coding sequence ATGAACAAAATGCTTTTTACCGGATTGATCGTTTTAATGGGCATCTCCATTTTGGGTATCATTACCGTTCAGCTGGTGTGGATGAACAACGCCGTCAGGGTAAAAAACGAGATGTTCGAACGTGGTGTTAATCAGGCGATGCAGCAAACGGTTAGTCGTTTGGAAGACCTGCACAATCTGGGAGTTGTAAATGAAATGGTTTTTGCCGGCGATTCGGCTGATTTGCTCCATGATTTTGATATGGATGTTGAATTTGAAACGGATTCGGATAAAGAGCTTACATGGAATGTGTCTCCCAGCCAGGCACGCGTTTTTCGAAAATATAATGACTCAACGCGGCGTCCTGTAAAGGTCATCCGCGAATTTGCACCTGGCAATCAGGAAGCCCGCATTGAAATTCGCATCGACAACGATTCCGATAGTCGAAAAGTGCAAAGGTACACTTACAATTTGAGTTCATCCGGAACCGGTTCAAATCACGTTGTAATTGCCGGTGATGATGTGGATGCCGGTAATGTTGTATTTGTAAAAAGCGACACGATAATAAGAAGTGCCGACTCGCTTTATACTATTAGCACGGTGAGAATTGATTCGCTGCTCACCGATTTGGATACTTTTGAAATTCTTGCCCCCAATATTTCAAAACGTGTAAAACTTAAAGCCACTAACCTAAAACGAATGGCCAATAAAGTAGTTACCGAAGTGGCTACATGGGATGTGCGTCAACTGGACGAGAATCTGATTTACGATGTGTTAAAAAAGGAGCTTGACGAAAACAATATTCCGCTCGATTTTGAATATGGTATTTTTCGTGGCGACGAGCTGAGTTTCCCAAAACCGGTTAGCGATTCGGCGGGAGTTGCAAACACTGCTTTTCAAGCTCAACTTTATCCCAACGATATTTTCCAGAAAGACATAAAGCTGGCTGTGGTATTTCCTGATCGCGATAGTTTTATTTATCGTTCATTAAACTGGTTGTTAATGGCTTCGTTTCTATTCTCGCTAATCATTTTAATGACGTTTGCCCTCAGTATTTTTTACATTATACGGCAGAAGAAAATTTCTGATATGAAATCGGATTTTATTAATAATATGACCCACGAGTTTAAAACACCAATCGCAACAATTTCGGTGGCAACGGATTCAATTACCAATCCGAAAGTGGTGGGTGATGAAGAGCGGATAAAATATTTTGCGGGTATGATTAAAAAGGAAAATACCCGCATGAATCGGCAGGTGGAGGATATTCTGACAATCGCGCGTCTCGACAGGAAAGATTTTGAATTTCACTGGGAAACCATCGATGTGCACGACCTGATTAGCGACGCCGTTCAGGGAATTAAATTGCAGGTTGAAAAACGGGGTGGTAAGATTAAGTTGGATTTTAAAGCCATAAATTCAATGGTAACTACCGACCGGATTCATTGTACAAATGTGGTTTATAACCTGATCGACAATGCCAATAAATATTCCGGCGATACACCCGAGATTACTGTGACAACTGTTAATCAGCAAAAAGGTGTGGTGGTTTCGGTGGCAGATAAAGGAACTGGAATGACGAAAGCCGTTCAGGCAAAAATATTTGAACGTTTTTACCGCCAAACCAGTGGTAATATTCACAACGTAAAAGGATTTGGGCTGGGCCTGAGTTATGTAAAGGCCGTGTTGGAAGCTAACCACGGAACCATTTCCGTGAGCAGTGAACCCGACAAGGGAAGCAAATTTGATGTATTTTTACCTTTTGTGAGGGAGTAA
- a CDS encoding SDR family oxidoreductase, protein MNEIKTAVITGAGKGIGKALATGLAQLGYQTILVGRNKQNLEQVAQQIGSNAKILQLDITDRPAVKEAISKIIADNGSIDVLVNNAGIHFSGSVDIAEDEFEKMLETNLTAQYGVLKEVVPVMKAQKSGYIFNVASRSGKVGFSGGGAYSASKFGLVGLSESLYRELNPLGIKVTALCPGWVNTDMAFDAGTPLESAQMIQPDDLFKTIEWLLQLSPGACVKEIILESPNSIS, encoded by the coding sequence ATGAATGAAATTAAAACTGCTGTAATAACCGGAGCAGGAAAAGGAATTGGGAAAGCTCTTGCCACAGGACTGGCGCAGTTGGGGTACCAAACTATTCTTGTGGGCCGAAACAAACAAAATCTTGAGCAGGTTGCCCAACAAATTGGGAGCAATGCAAAAATATTGCAGCTTGATATTACCGACAGGCCAGCCGTTAAAGAAGCTATTTCCAAAATTATTGCAGACAATGGAAGTATTGATGTTTTAGTGAATAATGCCGGCATTCATTTTAGCGGATCTGTGGATATTGCGGAGGATGAATTTGAGAAAATGCTGGAGACAAATCTTACTGCTCAATACGGAGTACTAAAAGAAGTTGTTCCGGTAATGAAAGCACAAAAATCCGGATACATTTTTAACGTGGCATCGCGCTCAGGGAAAGTTGGTTTTTCCGGCGGAGGAGCTTACAGTGCCTCTAAATTTGGCTTGGTTGGATTAAGCGAATCGCTTTACCGCGAGTTGAATCCGCTGGGAATAAAAGTAACAGCTTTGTGCCCGGGCTGGGTAAACACCGACATGGCTTTTGATGCCGGAACACCTTTGGAAAGCGCGCAAATGATTCAGCCGGATGACCTTTTTAAAACGATCGAATGGTTGCTTCAACTTTCTCCCGGAGCTTGTGTAAAAGAAATAATTTTAGAATCACCCAACAGTATAAGTTAA
- a CDS encoding cupin domain-containing protein produces the protein MINFYISGNTKKYKMFTKRNFRSFKSLLPGVEMRPLAFEEKTILCEFKLEKGSELPSHSHPYEQTGYLISGRLNFRIDKEWIIAEAGDSWCIPENVEHQVDVLEDAKVLEAFTPIRPDYLPDENA, from the coding sequence ATGATAAATTTTTACATTAGCGGAAACACCAAAAAATACAAGATGTTTACCAAGCGTAATTTTCGTTCGTTTAAATCACTATTGCCCGGCGTTGAAATGCGCCCACTGGCCTTTGAAGAGAAAACAATTTTGTGTGAATTCAAACTGGAAAAAGGAAGTGAGCTGCCTTCGCACAGTCATCCGTACGAACAAACCGGTTACTTAATCTCGGGGAGATTGAATTTTCGTATTGACAAAGAATGGATTATTGCCGAAGCCGGCGACAGTTGGTGTATTCCGGAGAATGTTGAACATCAGGTTGATGTGCTTGAGGATGCTAAAGTTTTGGAGGCATTTACTCCAATTCGCCCCGATTATTTACCCGATGAAAATGCTTGA